Proteins from a single region of Macaca fascicularis isolate 582-1 chromosome 17, T2T-MFA8v1.1:
- the LOC101865098 gene encoding uncharacterized protein, which yields MKEFSRAESLFFNFVFLYNGWVKLVLINNTHSWLGAVAHACNPSLPSSWDPRCAPPQLSNFLKNYL from the exons ATGAAGGAATTCTCCAGAGCAGagtcattattttttaactttgtatttctCTACAACGGATGGGTAAAATTAGTTTTGATTAATAATACTCatagttggctgggcgcagtggctcatgcctgtaatcc cagcctcccaagtagctgggaccccaggtgtgcgccaccacaactgagtaattttttaaaaaattatttgtag